In one window of Rhizobium oryzihabitans DNA:
- a CDS encoding M24 family metallopeptidase — protein MALHFELSEFDARRERLIAKMAEEKLDAVLLFAQESMYWLTGYDTFGYCFFQTLVVKSDGSMTLLTRSADLRQARNTSTIENILVWVDRPNADPTLDLKNLLSDLDLLGAKIGVEYDTHGMTGRVARLLDNQLASFCQMIDASYLVSTLRLVKSPAEIAHARRAGQLADEALDAALELIKPGADEAAILAAMQGAVLAGGGDYPANEFIIGSGADALLCRYKAGRRRLDDKDQLTLEWAGVSAHYHAAMMRTVVIGEQDFRQKELYSACLQNLTAIEDVLQPGKTFGDVFDVHARVMDERGLTRHRLNSCGYSLGARFSPSWMEHQMFHAGNPQEITSDMTLFVHMIVMDSDSGTAMTLGQTYLTTDGAPEPLSRHSLDLLTA, from the coding sequence ATGGCCCTGCACTTCGAGCTCTCGGAATTCGATGCCCGCCGCGAACGGCTGATTGCGAAGATGGCGGAGGAGAAGCTGGACGCCGTGCTGCTTTTCGCACAGGAAAGCATGTACTGGCTGACCGGTTACGACACTTTCGGCTACTGCTTCTTCCAGACGCTGGTGGTCAAGTCGGACGGTTCGATGACGCTTCTGACCCGTTCGGCGGATCTGCGCCAGGCGCGCAATACATCTACCATCGAAAATATTCTCGTCTGGGTCGACCGGCCCAATGCCGATCCCACGCTCGATCTCAAAAACCTCCTGAGCGATCTTGACCTGCTAGGTGCCAAGATCGGCGTGGAATACGACACCCACGGCATGACCGGGCGCGTCGCCCGCCTGCTGGACAACCAGCTTGCCAGCTTCTGCCAGATGATCGACGCCTCCTATCTGGTCAGCACGCTTCGGCTGGTTAAAAGCCCCGCCGAGATCGCCCATGCCAGGAGAGCCGGCCAATTGGCCGATGAGGCACTGGATGCGGCGCTGGAACTCATCAAGCCGGGTGCGGATGAGGCCGCTATCCTTGCAGCGATGCAGGGCGCGGTTCTGGCGGGCGGCGGCGATTATCCCGCCAATGAATTCATCATCGGCTCCGGGGCCGACGCGCTGCTGTGCCGTTACAAGGCCGGACGACGCAGGCTCGACGACAAGGATCAGCTGACGCTGGAATGGGCGGGTGTAAGCGCCCATTACCATGCCGCCATGATGCGCACCGTGGTGATCGGCGAACAGGATTTCCGGCAGAAGGAGCTTTACAGCGCCTGCCTGCAAAACCTCACCGCCATCGAGGACGTATTGCAGCCGGGCAAGACCTTCGGCGACGTCTTCGACGTGCATGCCCGTGTCATGGATGAACGCGGGCTGACCCGCCACCGGCTGAATTCCTGCGGTTATTCGCTTGGCGCACGTTTTTCCCCGTCCTGGATGGAGCACCAGATGTTCCACGCCGGTAATCCGCAGGAGATAACCAGCGACATGACGCTGTTCGTGCACATGATCGTGATGGATTCCGATTCAGGCACCGCCATGACGCTCGGCCAGACCTATCTGACAACGGACGGCGCTCCGGAGCCGCTCTCGCGTCATAGCCTCGATCTTCTCACAGCTTAA
- the pgeF gene encoding peptidoglycan editing factor PgeF, producing MQNDTLPLPIQSPLLAAFSENRVRHGFFTRQGGVSEGLYQGLNVGLGSHDEPELVQENRRRVTQWFGLSPERLATVHQVHSPDVLVVDESYDGSRPQADAMVTSTPGFVLGVLSADCGPILFADAEAGVVGAAHAGWKGALFGVLENTIETMVKLGANRDRIAASLGPSISQANYEVGPEYMARFTDFDPAYAAYFTASEKDGHALFDLKQFTIDRLVKTGVRAENLGLCTYPDEDRFYSYRRTTHRAEPDYGRQISAIAILED from the coding sequence ATGCAGAACGACACCTTGCCGCTCCCGATCCAGAGCCCCCTGCTCGCCGCCTTCAGCGAAAACCGCGTCCGTCACGGTTTTTTCACCCGGCAGGGCGGCGTCTCGGAAGGTCTCTATCAGGGTCTCAATGTCGGCCTCGGCTCCCATGACGAGCCGGAGCTGGTGCAGGAAAACCGCCGGCGCGTCACGCAATGGTTCGGCCTGTCCCCGGAACGTCTCGCGACCGTGCATCAGGTCCATTCCCCGGATGTCCTGGTGGTCGATGAAAGCTATGACGGCAGCCGCCCGCAGGCCGATGCGATGGTGACGTCGACGCCGGGCTTCGTACTCGGCGTGCTGAGCGCCGATTGTGGCCCGATCCTCTTTGCCGATGCGGAAGCCGGCGTCGTGGGCGCCGCCCATGCCGGCTGGAAGGGCGCCCTCTTCGGCGTGCTCGAAAACACCATCGAGACCATGGTAAAACTGGGCGCCAACCGCGACCGCATCGCCGCATCGCTGGGTCCTTCCATCAGCCAAGCCAATTACGAGGTCGGACCGGAATATATGGCCCGCTTCACCGATTTCGATCCCGCCTATGCTGCCTACTTCACCGCCTCGGAAAAAGACGGCCACGCACTGTTCGACCTCAAGCAGTTTACAATTGACCGTCTGGTCAAGACGGGTGTGCGGGCGGAAAATCTCGGCCTCTGCACTTATCCAGATGAAGACCGTTTCTATTCCTACCGCCGCACGACCCACCGGGCCGAGCCCGATTACGGGCGGCAGATTTCCGCAATCGCAATTCTGGAGGACTAA